CACGCGCCCGCCCAGGTCGATGGGCTTGCGGGGATACAGGAACGACATGGCCGCCATGGCGCCGCCGCCCACCGTGGGATCGGGCGGCGGATACGGCGAGTCGCCCGTCAGGTAGGGCATCTCCAGCGGGTGCGCATAGACGACGCAGTCCCACGATTCCGCCAGCTCGCGCACGGCGCCCACGTGGTCGAAGTGGCCGTGCGTGAGGATGATGGCGCGGGGGCGGGCATCGGGCCCGAAGCGCTCCGCCGCCGCCGCGGCGATGGCCGGCGCCGAGCCGTAGATGCCCGTATCCACCAGCGTCCATCCGCGGTCGCCCGCGCCGCGCGGGCCGGACAGGAAGACGTTGACGATCGCGGTGCGCAGGTACGCCAGGTCGGGCGTCACCTCGCGCGCCCTCCCCGACGACGGGTACTCCGTCCGTTCCAGCTCCTTCCCCGACACC
The sequence above is drawn from the Longimicrobium sp. genome and encodes:
- a CDS encoding MBL fold metallo-hydrolase — protein: MTATMERVSGKELERTEYPSSGRAREVTPDLAYLRTAIVNVFLSGPRGAGDRGWTLVDTGIYGSAPAIAAAAAERFGPDARPRAIILTHGHFDHVGAVRELAESWDCVVYAHPLEMPYLTGDSPYPPPDPTVGGGAMAAMSFLYPRKPIDLGGRV